A part of Kineococcus endophyticus genomic DNA contains:
- a CDS encoding SpoIIE family protein phosphatase, with product MVARLPFGTATDLRRAYEDVDWSATAVGHPDSWPRALRRALELALETRFAIVICWGPDLEMLYNQAYVEMIGDKHPAALGRPVRDVFAEAWDDLAPLFAQARSGEAVWFEDMPVVMDRHGHPEETYFTFSYSPVRDDDGEIAGVMDIAAETTRQVQDHRRLELLTRLGDLASELQPPAELARKALDVLSTAPLDLPAVDLQLPGGPTTLPSPPAPLSPRQVLVEDTADGRLAWVRIPAALGGESPGVLAARLSELVPLDAAYRDFLRLTAATVGDALSAAASYEAERRRADLQEWQAQRLAGLVAVAQALPTVETEDDVLRVLGRGAAGLLGADGIVLGLLEDGALRVRGDERDPAVGALGAALRGTAVVSDDGATAWPLWVGDRVIGALGLSWRSPRELSAEDTDLLTALTASTAQALDRVRATQAERTAAAAVRTMAETLQRSLLTSAPQPEHLETAVRYLPAAEHAQVGGDWHDAFLTAAGAACLVIGDVTGHDQDAAAAMGQVRNLLRGIGYSLEVSPAAALSALDRAMRDLGVGALATGILATVEPLEGSSTWRLRWSNAGHMPPLVVDPDGTVELLRTSPDLLLGLEAGFVRADHVHGLSPGATVLLYTDGLVERRGASLDEGLAWLARTAEKFAGSGPEELCDGVLQLVDGHAEDDVAVLAVRVRP from the coding sequence GTGGTCGCCCGTCTGCCCTTCGGAACCGCGACGGACCTCCGTCGCGCGTACGAGGACGTCGACTGGTCGGCGACGGCGGTGGGGCACCCCGACTCCTGGCCCCGTGCGCTGCGCCGCGCGCTGGAGCTGGCGCTGGAGACCCGCTTCGCCATCGTCATCTGCTGGGGCCCGGACCTGGAGATGCTCTACAACCAGGCCTACGTGGAGATGATCGGCGACAAGCACCCCGCGGCGCTGGGTCGTCCGGTCCGGGACGTCTTCGCTGAGGCGTGGGACGACCTGGCGCCCCTCTTCGCGCAGGCCCGCTCCGGCGAGGCCGTCTGGTTCGAGGACATGCCGGTCGTCATGGACCGCCACGGGCACCCCGAGGAGACCTACTTCACGTTCTCCTACTCCCCGGTCCGCGACGACGACGGCGAGATCGCCGGCGTCATGGACATCGCGGCCGAGACGACCCGCCAGGTCCAGGACCACCGGCGCCTCGAGCTGCTCACCCGCCTCGGCGACCTCGCGTCGGAGCTGCAGCCGCCCGCCGAGCTGGCCCGCAAGGCGCTCGACGTGCTGTCCACGGCCCCGCTGGACCTGCCGGCGGTCGACCTGCAGCTGCCCGGCGGTCCCACGACGCTGCCCTCCCCGCCGGCGCCCCTCTCGCCCCGGCAGGTGCTCGTCGAGGATACCGCCGACGGCCGGCTGGCCTGGGTGCGGATCCCTGCCGCGCTCGGCGGGGAGTCGCCCGGCGTGCTCGCCGCGCGCCTCAGCGAGCTGGTGCCCCTCGACGCGGCCTACCGCGACTTCCTGCGCCTGACCGCGGCCACCGTCGGTGACGCGCTGTCGGCCGCCGCGTCCTACGAGGCCGAACGCCGGCGCGCCGACCTGCAGGAGTGGCAGGCCCAGCGGCTCGCGGGGCTGGTCGCCGTCGCGCAGGCGCTGCCGACGGTCGAGACCGAGGACGACGTCCTGCGGGTCCTCGGCCGTGGCGCCGCGGGACTGCTGGGCGCCGACGGCATCGTCCTGGGCCTGCTCGAGGACGGTGCGCTGCGCGTGCGCGGTGACGAGCGCGACCCCGCCGTCGGGGCCCTCGGGGCCGCCCTGCGCGGGACGGCGGTCGTCTCCGACGACGGTGCGACCGCCTGGCCCCTGTGGGTGGGCGACCGCGTCATCGGGGCGCTGGGGTTGTCGTGGCGCTCGCCCCGGGAGCTGTCGGCCGAGGACACCGACCTGCTGACTGCCCTGACGGCGTCCACGGCGCAGGCGCTGGACCGGGTGCGGGCCACCCAGGCCGAGCGCACCGCCGCCGCGGCCGTCCGGACGATGGCAGAGACGCTGCAGCGCAGTCTGCTGACGTCCGCGCCGCAGCCGGAGCACCTCGAGACCGCCGTCCGCTACCTCCCCGCGGCCGAGCACGCGCAGGTCGGCGGGGACTGGCACGACGCGTTCCTCACCGCGGCCGGGGCCGCCTGCCTCGTCATCGGCGACGTCACCGGCCACGACCAGGACGCCGCGGCGGCCATGGGGCAGGTGCGCAACCTCCTGCGCGGCATCGGCTACTCCCTGGAGGTCTCGCCCGCGGCCGCCCTGTCCGCGCTCGACCGCGCGATGCGCGACCTCGGCGTCGGCGCGCTCGCGACGGGCATCCTCGCCACCGTCGAACCGCTCGAGGGCTCCTCGACGTGGCGGTTGCGCTGGTCCAACGCGGGCCACATGCCGCCGCTCGTCGTGGACCCCGACGGCACGGTCGAACTGCTGCGCACCAGTCCCGACCTGCTGCTGGGGCTCGAGGCGGGCTTCGTCCGCGCCGACCACGTCCACGGCCTGTCGCCGGGGGCGACGGTGCTGCTCTACACCGACGGGCTCGTGGAGCGCCGCGGGGCGTCCCTGGACGAGGGTCTGGCCTGGCTCGCCCGGACGGCGGAGAAGTTCGCGGGGTCGGGCCCTGAGGAGCTGTGCGACGGCGTCCTGCAGCTCGTCGACGGTCACGCCGAGGACGACGTCGCGGTCCTCGCGGTGCGCGTCCGGCCCTGA
- a CDS encoding glycoside hydrolase family 6 protein, which produces MVDVVRGPLRRAGVLGVVGGLVAALTVGGGAVGESVPRLGLRPLWSDPDSLAHAQLAAYETAGRTDLADALRPLAQAPTATWFTGDAPRERARALTTAAAAAGELPVLVAYDVPGRDCGSFSAGGAADDDAYLAWIRDLAAGIGDRPAVVVLEPDAVAFAVTGCSGVDRRDRLGLLRRAVEVLAALPGTHVYVDAGHAGWVQDLPALATALRAAGIDRAAGFALNVSNFQPTDVTVAYGRKLSHLLGGAHFVVDTSRNGAGAPVATGRDEDWCNPPGRRIGRLPTTLTGEDVVDAWLWVKRPGESDGSCRPGEPAAGEWFEGYALALVGV; this is translated from the coding sequence GTGGTGGACGTGGTGCGGGGACCGCTGCGGCGCGCGGGTGTGCTGGGGGTCGTCGGCGGGCTCGTCGCCGCGCTGACCGTGGGGGGAGGTGCCGTGGGCGAGTCCGTGCCGCGTCTCGGCCTGCGCCCGCTCTGGTCCGACCCGGACTCCCTGGCCCACGCCCAGCTCGCCGCCTACGAGACGGCCGGACGCACCGACCTCGCCGACGCGCTGCGCCCCCTGGCGCAGGCGCCGACGGCGACGTGGTTCACCGGTGACGCCCCGCGTGAGCGGGCCCGCGCCCTGACGACGGCTGCAGCGGCCGCCGGCGAGCTGCCCGTCCTCGTCGCCTACGACGTCCCCGGCCGCGACTGCGGGTCCTTCTCCGCCGGCGGCGCCGCGGACGACGACGCCTACCTCGCCTGGATCCGTGACCTGGCCGCCGGCATCGGCGACCGGCCGGCCGTCGTCGTCCTCGAACCGGACGCCGTGGCCTTCGCCGTCACGGGCTGCTCGGGCGTCGACCGGCGGGACCGGCTCGGGCTGCTGCGCCGCGCCGTCGAGGTCCTCGCCGCCCTGCCCGGCACCCACGTCTACGTCGACGCGGGGCACGCGGGCTGGGTGCAGGACCTGCCGGCGCTGGCGACGGCGCTGCGGGCGGCGGGGATCGACCGGGCCGCGGGCTTCGCGCTCAACGTCTCGAACTTCCAGCCCACGGACGTCACGGTCGCCTACGGCCGCAAGCTGTCCCACCTCCTGGGCGGGGCGCACTTCGTCGTCGACACGAGCCGGAACGGGGCGGGCGCGCCGGTCGCCACGGGCCGCGACGAGGACTGGTGCAACCCGCCGGGACGCCGGATCGGGCGCCTGCCCACGACGCTCACGGGCGAGGACGTCGTCGACGCCTGGTTGTGGGTGAAGCGCCCCGGGGAGTCCGACGGGAGCTGCCGTCCGGGTGAACCCGCGGCCGGGGAGTGGTTCGAGGGGTACGCCCTCGCCCTGGTCGGCGTGTAG
- a CDS encoding GNAT family N-acetyltransferase, whose amino-acid sequence MAIEVRPATVFEDVAALVGPKRPDANVCWCLSYRLPGAEHRALAGPAREERVRELVREDPPPGVLAYEDGEPVGWAAVHPRADTSFATNRRIPHVDDLPVWSLWCIRVRPGHRGQGIAHHLVEGAVEFAREDGAPVVEAYPVDNGGERVDLTMAYVGTRSLFEAHGFTVAAPTTSTLAGFPRVLVRRDLR is encoded by the coding sequence ATGGCGATCGAGGTGCGCCCGGCCACCGTCTTCGAGGACGTCGCCGCGCTCGTCGGCCCCAAGCGGCCGGACGCGAACGTCTGCTGGTGCCTGAGCTACCGCCTCCCCGGCGCCGAGCACCGGGCCCTCGCCGGCCCCGCCCGCGAGGAGCGGGTCCGGGAGCTGGTGCGGGAGGACCCGCCACCGGGCGTCCTGGCCTACGAGGACGGCGAGCCCGTGGGCTGGGCCGCCGTGCACCCGCGGGCGGACACGTCCTTCGCGACCAACCGCCGCATCCCGCACGTCGACGACCTGCCCGTCTGGTCGCTGTGGTGCATCCGGGTCCGCCCCGGCCACCGTGGGCAGGGCATCGCCCACCACCTCGTCGAGGGCGCCGTCGAGTTCGCGCGCGAGGACGGAGCGCCCGTCGTGGAGGCCTACCCCGTCGACAACGGCGGGGAGCGCGTCGACCTGACGATGGCCTACGTCGGGACGCGGTCGCTCTTCGAGGCGCACGGGTTCACCGTCGCGGCGCCGACGACGTCGACGCTCGCCGGGTTCCCGCGGGTGCTGGTGCGGCGCGACCTGCGCTGA
- a CDS encoding FBP domain-containing protein: MSPATLDLEDGQLTDEAIRSTMTNCSRGEAHRMRVPDWVHDCDPVHEVVGWRDPKAPERGWLLVPLGKAVVGLALRATPGKGVRATAMCDLCRTTRAPGEVSLFVAARAGESGRKHNTVGTYLCSDLACADNVRVLRATPTLKPDPGLSISQRRDALRERAAAFAAKVLATRD; encoded by the coding sequence GTGTCCCCGGCAACGTTGGACCTCGAGGACGGTCAGCTGACCGACGAGGCCATCCGCTCCACGATGACGAACTGCTCCCGCGGTGAGGCGCACCGGATGCGCGTCCCGGACTGGGTGCACGACTGCGACCCCGTCCACGAGGTGGTCGGCTGGCGCGACCCCAAGGCCCCCGAACGCGGCTGGCTGCTCGTCCCGCTGGGCAAGGCCGTCGTCGGCCTGGCCCTGCGCGCGACGCCCGGCAAGGGCGTGCGCGCGACGGCGATGTGCGACCTGTGCCGCACGACCCGCGCGCCCGGGGAGGTCTCGCTCTTCGTCGCCGCGCGTGCCGGGGAGTCGGGGCGCAAGCACAACACCGTCGGCACCTACCTGTGCTCGGACCTCGCGTGCGCCGACAACGTCCGCGTCCTGCGGGCCACGCCGACGCTCAAGCCGGACCCGGGCCTGAGCATCTCCCAACGGCGCGACGCGCTGCGGGAGCGGGCCGCGGCGTTCGCCGCGAAGGTGCTGGCGACGCGGGACTGA